In Numidum massiliense, a single genomic region encodes these proteins:
- the gp17 gene encoding tail completion protein gp17 encodes MINMEAPVIDALESDPEVSRLVGEKIFRWTVPDETADKYPYIRVVEIDNVDNDYNDNRAVASDIEIQIDLWTRGDPAQLQTAINRVMKSLSFKRTSVAFFYEEDTGATRKVLRFTTKVTLEE; translated from the coding sequence ATGATCAACATGGAGGCCCCAGTCATCGATGCGCTAGAAAGCGATCCGGAAGTATCACGACTAGTAGGCGAAAAGATATTTCGCTGGACGGTACCGGATGAAACAGCAGATAAATATCCGTATATCCGCGTGGTGGAAATTGATAACGTTGATAATGACTATAACGATAACCGCGCGGTTGCGAGCGACATCGAAATACAAATCGATCTATGGACGCGGGGCGATCCCGCACAACTGCAAACAGCAATAAACCGTGTCATGAAGTCACTGAGTTTTAAAAGAACGTCGGTGGCTTTTTTCTATGAGGAAGACACAGGCGCGACGCGTAAAGTGCTGCGCTTCACTACTAAAGTAACACTGGAGGAATGA
- a CDS encoding collagen-like protein: MTVTIKGAPVWPIEAGADIPAGSNVEAGDGGTIVPSTGTGIGYVAQSVNAGDVAQLIRSASGGPPGPKGDKGAKGDPGPQGPKGDTGPQGPKGADGAPTKAEWDALVERVDALEGGGG, encoded by the coding sequence GTGACTGTAACTATCAAAGGAGCACCAGTTTGGCCAATAGAAGCCGGTGCAGACATCCCGGCTGGTAGTAACGTTGAGGCAGGAGACGGAGGTACAATTGTGCCTTCAACCGGGACGGGCATCGGCTACGTGGCTCAATCCGTCAATGCCGGCGACGTTGCACAGCTCATTCGCTCTGCAAGCGGTGGCCCTCCAGGACCAAAAGGTGATAAAGGGGCAAAAGGTGACCCAGGACCGCAAGGGCCAAAAGGTGACACCGGACCACAGGGTCCAAAAGGCGCGGACGGCGCACCAACGAAAGCCGAGTGGGACGCGCTCGTTGAACGGGTCGACGCATTGGAAGGCGGGGGAGGTTGA
- a CDS encoding siphovirus ReqiPepy6 Gp37-like family protein, translating to MKTLRVFTPDLQLRSEIDNYESLQFQRSWSEIGEFEIHINRHKEHVNELLKNNIIVLGEDLHKCGIIRHCEISFDESGRGSETWVIRGYELKAILGQRITVPPSGKSHETLNNTAETAMKFLVDRNAITPVDTKRAFPMLERALSPGRGKQVKWQSRYKELNEELTALAELGGLGWWIALDYSKRKWVLDVYEGRNLTVGQTEHPPVIFSTEFDALSSLQFVNSYMDYRNVAYVGGQGEGAKRRIVKVGDASGLDRHEMFVDARDVSEETEDDPPQKRPDPEIVADLRERGEQNLAEHAHEFSLEGKVFEESPYVYEEDWDLGDIVTIREPNWNLTLDARITAVREIYEHGGMQVEPTFGNSQPTLMKKIKQQLNQFSPEIRR from the coding sequence ATGAAGACTTTACGCGTATTTACGCCAGATTTGCAGCTCAGATCGGAGATAGATAATTATGAATCGCTACAATTCCAGCGTAGTTGGAGTGAGATCGGCGAGTTTGAAATCCACATAAACAGGCATAAAGAGCACGTAAACGAGCTACTAAAGAACAACATAATTGTACTTGGGGAAGACTTGCACAAGTGCGGCATTATCCGGCATTGCGAAATCTCATTTGACGAGAGCGGGCGGGGTAGTGAGACATGGGTTATTCGCGGCTACGAACTCAAGGCGATACTAGGACAGAGGATCACGGTACCGCCGTCCGGAAAGTCACACGAAACACTTAACAATACCGCAGAAACAGCTATGAAGTTTCTTGTCGATAGGAACGCAATTACTCCTGTAGATACGAAACGAGCTTTTCCAATGCTCGAAAGGGCGCTTTCACCAGGACGGGGTAAACAAGTAAAGTGGCAATCGAGATACAAAGAGCTAAACGAAGAGTTGACCGCTCTTGCAGAATTAGGCGGCCTCGGCTGGTGGATTGCGCTGGACTACAGCAAAAGAAAATGGGTGCTCGATGTGTATGAAGGCCGCAACCTCACCGTGGGGCAAACGGAACACCCGCCCGTTATATTCAGCACTGAGTTTGACGCGCTAAGCTCCTTACAATTCGTAAATAGCTACATGGATTACCGAAACGTTGCATACGTGGGAGGCCAGGGGGAAGGTGCAAAGCGCCGTATCGTCAAGGTGGGCGACGCATCTGGCCTCGATCGACACGAGATGTTTGTTGACGCTCGCGATGTTTCGGAAGAAACAGAAGACGATCCGCCGCAAAAGCGACCGGATCCCGAGATTGTAGCAGATCTAAGAGAGCGAGGCGAACAGAACCTCGCCGAGCACGCTCACGAATTCTCCCTCGAGGGGAAAGTATTCGAAGAGAGCCCGTATGTCTACGAAGAGGACTGGGATCTCGGGGACATAGTTACGATACGAGAACCCAACTGGAACTTGACACTTGATGCGCGAATTACTGCCGTTCGAGAGATATATGAGCATGGTGGTATGCAGGTAGAACCTACGTTCGGAAATAGTCAGCCAACACTAATGAAAAAAATAAAACAACAACTAAACCAATTCTCACCAGAAATAAGGAGGTAG
- a CDS encoding N-acetylmuramoyl-L-alanine amidase, with protein MIKFMIDGGHGGTDPGAVANGLKEKDITLAIALRIRDILFSEYEGVAVKMSRTTDKTVPLSAITNAANAWAADFLLSIHINAGGGTGFESFTYNGINDVKTNSIQKNIHTAVAKVIGIPDRGIKKADLHVCRESYMPALLTECGFIDSKTDSKLMKSKAWIDRVARAHVEGLAKSFGIKKKKNSGGSKKPTPVKPKPGDKLHRVQIGAYANKKNADAAAAKAKKVGFDAVIKKEGSLYKVQIGAFRERKNAGALATRAKKAKFDVTISYN; from the coding sequence GTGATTAAGTTTATGATCGATGGTGGTCATGGCGGTACGGACCCGGGTGCGGTCGCTAACGGGCTGAAGGAGAAAGATATTACTCTCGCGATCGCCCTACGAATCCGCGATATACTTTTTAGCGAATATGAGGGTGTAGCGGTCAAGATGAGCCGTACGACTGACAAGACTGTACCGTTATCGGCCATCACAAACGCCGCAAACGCTTGGGCAGCTGATTTCCTTCTTTCCATCCATATTAACGCAGGCGGTGGAACAGGCTTCGAGAGCTTCACGTATAACGGCATTAATGATGTCAAAACAAACAGCATTCAGAAGAATATCCACACTGCAGTTGCTAAGGTAATCGGGATCCCAGACCGTGGAATCAAAAAAGCTGACTTGCACGTTTGCCGCGAAAGCTACATGCCTGCATTGCTCACAGAGTGCGGATTCATCGACTCAAAAACGGATTCGAAACTCATGAAGAGTAAGGCGTGGATCGACAGGGTTGCAAGGGCTCACGTAGAAGGGTTAGCAAAATCCTTCGGTATAAAGAAGAAAAAGAACTCTGGGGGAAGTAAGAAGCCGACGCCGGTTAAACCGAAGCCTGGCGACAAACTTCATCGTGTTCAGATCGGCGCGTACGCAAATAAGAAAAACGCGGATGCCGCAGCTGCAAAAGCTAAGAAGGTCGGCTTCGACGCGGTGATCAAAAAAGAAGGATCGTTATATAAGGTGCAGATCGGAGCATTCAGGGAACGGAAAAACGCTGGGGCATTAGCGACAAGGGCGAAAAAGGCTAAATTCGATGTCACAATTTCGTACAACTGA
- a CDS encoding phage holin family protein translates to MENIIKTSVAVAGAAASFLWGGWSSLLSILLAFVVIDYASGVLAAAKQGELSSEVGGWGIAKKVFIFAIVAVAHLIDTAIGEAHVFRDATIFFYLANEVLSIIENAGVMGLPIPAKLKGAVDVLNQKGDDKQ, encoded by the coding sequence ATGGAAAACATTATAAAAACAAGTGTAGCGGTAGCCGGTGCGGCTGCTTCTTTTTTATGGGGAGGTTGGTCGTCGTTGTTGTCGATTCTACTTGCATTCGTGGTCATTGATTACGCGTCCGGAGTGCTGGCAGCAGCAAAGCAGGGTGAGCTATCGTCCGAAGTAGGCGGCTGGGGGATCGCAAAGAAGGTGTTTATTTTCGCCATAGTTGCGGTCGCACATCTCATCGACACGGCGATCGGCGAGGCGCATGTCTTCCGTGATGCAACTATTTTCTTCTATCTCGCGAACGAAGTATTGTCGATCATTGAGAACGCTGGGGTAATGGGGCTGCCTATTCCGGCGAAGCTTAAAGGTGCTGTTGATGTACTAAACCAGAAAGGAGACGATAAACAGTGA
- a CDS encoding major tail protein, whose product MASSIVGLENIVYAKLISDTQDAVEYGEVKPFAPAITASVETAQDSATQYADNGPIAVATQIGETTLNLTVNEIPQEVLADILGQEMVKGVIAYKQDIQAPYLALGFTGNKENGKKRLVWLTKGRFTIPSDEWNTKQDSPEFQNAEIQGTFIRRDFDKVFKIVADTEVEEFTYEDEFFTEVFDLSKLTGGGGGGVEG is encoded by the coding sequence ATGGCTAGTTCGATCGTTGGTTTAGAGAACATTGTTTACGCCAAGTTGATTAGCGACACTCAAGATGCAGTAGAGTATGGAGAAGTCAAACCCTTCGCGCCGGCTATCACCGCGTCAGTCGAAACAGCCCAGGACAGCGCCACGCAGTACGCGGACAATGGACCAATTGCGGTTGCTACACAGATCGGGGAGACAACGTTAAACCTGACTGTCAACGAAATTCCGCAGGAAGTTTTGGCCGATATTTTGGGGCAGGAAATGGTTAAGGGCGTTATTGCATACAAGCAGGACATTCAGGCGCCTTACTTAGCTTTAGGCTTTACAGGCAACAAGGAAAATGGTAAGAAACGCCTTGTTTGGCTTACGAAAGGCCGCTTTACTATTCCGTCGGATGAATGGAACACGAAACAAGATTCTCCGGAATTCCAGAACGCGGAAATCCAAGGGACGTTCATCCGTCGCGACTTTGACAAGGTGTTTAAGATTGTGGCTGACACCGAAGTCGAAGAATTCACGTATGAGGACGAGTTTTTCACTGAGGTTTTCGATCTCTCGAAGCTCACCGGTGGCGGTGGCGGCGGAGTAGAAGGTTAA
- a CDS encoding head-tail connector protein, translated as MILELEEAKQWLRVDGDEEDGTIQMLIKAAESYLYNATGIEYDAESDLARLLCLVLVSDWYENRELGTGKVSEKVRFTVSSITAQLQYAQSKEGDTDESGSP; from the coding sequence GTGATTTTAGAACTTGAAGAAGCAAAACAGTGGTTGCGTGTTGATGGTGACGAAGAGGACGGCACCATCCAAATGCTGATTAAAGCCGCAGAATCGTACCTGTACAACGCAACCGGCATTGAATACGACGCGGAAAGCGATCTTGCAAGGCTGTTGTGTCTTGTACTTGTTTCTGATTGGTACGAAAACCGTGAGCTAGGTACTGGTAAAGTCAGCGAAAAAGTACGGTTCACCGTATCCAGTATCACGGCACAACTGCAGTATGCGCAATCGAAAGAAGGCGATACCGATGAATCCGGGTCGCCTTAA
- a CDS encoding HK97-gp10 family putative phage morphogenesis protein: MGANVKIDGYADIQKNLRSLGTKAKVVEAAAVKAGGEVLRKTMAQEAPRSASPRQPTSPSQSWRTGQHAADNIRVSRVKTVGGFKIVDVGVPKGDNSPYFYLKFHEYGSVKYTPPKPFMTRAVQSSKSQVKEAIKQTVRKGMGLK; the protein is encoded by the coding sequence GTGGGTGCGAACGTCAAGATCGACGGGTACGCAGACATTCAAAAGAACTTACGGTCGCTAGGCACTAAGGCCAAAGTAGTCGAAGCTGCTGCAGTCAAAGCCGGCGGCGAAGTGCTGCGTAAGACTATGGCACAAGAAGCACCACGAAGCGCATCACCGAGACAACCGACTTCACCCTCGCAAAGCTGGCGTACCGGCCAACACGCGGCGGACAATATTAGGGTTAGCCGTGTCAAGACGGTAGGCGGCTTTAAGATTGTTGATGTCGGTGTACCAAAAGGCGACAACTCACCGTACTTTTATCTAAAATTCCATGAGTATGGATCAGTCAAGTACACACCGCCTAAGCCGTTTATGACACGTGCCGTACAAAGTTCTAAGTCGCAGGTAAAGGAAGCTATCAAACAGACAGTTAGGAAGGGGATGGGGCTGAAATGA
- a CDS encoding phage tail tape measure protein, with the protein MATIADMGSLVVRVGLDDKKFDQGLKNVNRRMALAKSELRASSSMFTNFGKTVDGLRLKQQNLSKQYQLQGVRVQQLRNQYKELAAAHGAESDTVLRAAAKYNNALATYNKMGHELQGVTKELRFQESRWYKASSSLKSFSDQANKVGGAMTSTGRSLTMGVTMPIAGIATAAIRTGMQFDKQMSKVQAISGATGKDFDALRKQARDLGAGTQFSARRNWPVAGKLAA; encoded by the coding sequence ATGGCCACTATTGCCGATATGGGCAGTCTAGTCGTTCGCGTGGGCCTCGATGACAAAAAGTTTGACCAAGGGCTTAAAAACGTCAACAGGCGCATGGCACTAGCTAAGAGTGAACTTAGGGCTTCTTCTTCTATGTTCACCAACTTTGGAAAAACAGTAGATGGTCTGCGCCTGAAACAACAAAACCTTTCAAAGCAATACCAGCTCCAAGGTGTACGAGTTCAGCAGTTGCGTAACCAGTATAAGGAGCTAGCCGCAGCTCATGGCGCTGAATCAGACACGGTGTTGCGTGCTGCTGCAAAATACAACAACGCGCTTGCTACGTATAACAAAATGGGGCATGAGCTCCAGGGGGTAACCAAGGAACTACGGTTTCAGGAAAGCCGTTGGTACAAGGCCTCGTCGTCCCTAAAGTCGTTTTCCGACCAAGCAAACAAGGTCGGCGGTGCAATGACATCGACGGGGAGAAGCCTAACAATGGGCGTCACGATGCCGATCGCCGGCATTGCGACAGCCGCGATCCGGACGGGCATGCAGTTCGACAAACAAATGTCCAAAGTTCAGGCAATCAGCGGTGCGACGGGAAAGGATTTTGACGCGCTGAGAAAACAGGCGCGCGATCTCGGCGCGGGCACGCAGTTTTCGGCTAGAAGAAACTGGCCGGTTGCGGGGAAACTCGCAGCATAA
- a CDS encoding phage tail tape measure protein encodes MTEAAQGMEYLALAGWKTKDIMSAMPGMLDLAAAGALDLGRAADITSDTMAAFKMKASEAGHAADVFAYAQANANTNVEQLGEGMKYLAPVANNMGWSLEGTSAAMMALANQGLKGSIAGQAFASSLGRLAKPTKAMQGVMKELNISFFDAHGQMKSMPDIVRELEKGTKGLTDKQRSAALTTLFGAEAYKHWSILLNTGSKDLKNMTKELENSDGTAKKMADTMMDNFAGAMKELRSKLEEAGIVISDKLTPAIRAIAEWVGRATDKFNKMDAGTQNLILAIAGIAAALGPVVVGMGVFVKSLGTITGGLSKTIGWFGRYRTNLATTDKSMKTFAATSTTAVAKINATNATMGRASKGMRGLRGSAMLAGAAMATFGGEWGGVAGIASVFLPGILKGGKGLLTFGNNALSSAGNLLKFGGNAKTASKANVDLAGNVGKSSRGFAGLAGKALGAVKGIAGFGGKALGLVKNLGSLTKVLGIARAGFSVLGGPVGLATTGITLLAEGGYKLYKQLTKESIPAVNDFGSEVSESTTEAVLGYKKLNDDATTQLNELNWSGQKVSKKTAENLTKTFGEMGSQISGSLKSNFNESYGALKEFLSNSKGISSKEQQAILDNVKKKHEEQQKTVKGYQARIKEIMEKARKEKRQLTANERHEINDIQQKMADTAVKTMSKNEKEQVIILERLKRSSGSITAKQAADTVKNSKKARDGAISDAKKKFKKVEEWAIYESTVTGSISKKEADKIIKEARRQKDKSIKAAKDKHKKVVEHAKSQAGGQAKHVDWATGEVLTGWDKMIAGVAVAVNTVSDGINWVLDLIGMGKYKIPHWKPKGYSKGKKPAARRNTEGPGGSIGYYATGTPSSGHPGGPAIVGERGRELAHIPGQGVTLVGTKGPELIWDLPRGSSVLPNRETEKTLKSYGFPGYAGGVGDFFDWVFEGPRYLMNKVWGKFPIPSIDIGGMFSKMGAGIISFLKNKSLKFIGDKVKGFMDSFGSIGDGSAKGNIGKWIAAAVSITGVPKSWIGPLSTIAQKESGGNPKAINLWDSNAKAGIPSKGLMQTIDPTFQAYKKPGMNDIWNPVHNAVAAIRYIIARYGNVFNVPGIRSMARGGPYMGYASGGIINKPQLAMLGENGFREYAITTEPRYRKRSLELWSQLGGELGALPEVKGLSTSAANVKDAASIIANEIAQALAPIVRASGITQNLNFYTSESPPPSEVARRTKQASRRLAMELGV; translated from the coding sequence TTGACTGAAGCTGCGCAAGGCATGGAGTATCTTGCACTCGCTGGTTGGAAGACGAAAGACATCATGTCTGCTATGCCTGGCATGCTTGATTTGGCCGCTGCCGGCGCGCTCGATCTTGGTCGTGCCGCAGACATCACTAGTGATACCATGGCCGCTTTCAAAATGAAGGCCTCTGAAGCCGGCCATGCCGCTGATGTGTTTGCGTACGCACAGGCAAATGCAAACACAAACGTAGAGCAACTCGGGGAAGGTATGAAGTATCTGGCGCCGGTTGCGAACAACATGGGCTGGAGTTTAGAGGGTACTTCAGCGGCGATGATGGCCTTGGCTAACCAAGGGCTAAAAGGATCAATCGCTGGCCAGGCGTTTGCATCTTCCCTTGGACGGCTTGCTAAACCGACAAAGGCGATGCAGGGCGTCATGAAAGAGCTGAACATATCATTCTTTGACGCCCATGGACAAATGAAGTCCATGCCAGACATCGTACGTGAGCTTGAAAAAGGCACAAAAGGCCTCACGGATAAACAGCGATCCGCTGCCCTTACAACATTGTTTGGTGCCGAAGCGTACAAACACTGGTCGATTCTTCTTAACACCGGCAGCAAAGACCTTAAGAATATGACAAAAGAGCTTGAGAACAGCGACGGCACAGCGAAGAAAATGGCTGACACTATGATGGATAACTTCGCCGGAGCAATGAAAGAGCTACGCTCAAAGCTAGAAGAGGCCGGAATTGTCATATCAGACAAACTGACGCCGGCGATCCGCGCTATTGCTGAATGGGTTGGTAGGGCGACAGACAAATTTAACAAAATGGACGCGGGAACGCAGAATCTTATTTTAGCTATCGCTGGCATTGCCGCAGCGTTAGGACCGGTCGTCGTCGGTATGGGCGTATTCGTAAAGAGCCTAGGAACCATTACGGGCGGGCTATCAAAAACGATTGGCTGGTTCGGGCGGTATAGAACCAACCTCGCCACTACAGACAAGTCAATGAAAACATTTGCCGCAACATCAACAACCGCCGTGGCAAAAATAAACGCCACGAACGCCACAATGGGACGTGCTTCGAAAGGTATGCGGGGGCTACGAGGCAGCGCGATGTTAGCTGGGGCTGCGATGGCTACGTTTGGCGGCGAATGGGGTGGCGTTGCCGGAATTGCAAGTGTGTTTCTGCCAGGAATTTTGAAAGGCGGAAAAGGCTTGTTAACGTTTGGGAACAACGCCCTATCATCGGCTGGCAACCTCCTGAAATTCGGCGGTAATGCTAAAACAGCTTCTAAAGCCAACGTAGATTTGGCTGGTAATGTGGGGAAGTCTTCCAGGGGATTTGCCGGACTCGCAGGTAAGGCTCTTGGTGCCGTTAAAGGTATCGCCGGCTTCGGGGGCAAAGCGTTAGGCCTTGTTAAGAACCTTGGCAGCCTAACCAAAGTACTTGGTATTGCTCGTGCAGGGTTCAGCGTTCTTGGCGGTCCCGTGGGGCTCGCTACAACGGGTATAACTTTGCTTGCGGAAGGTGGGTATAAGCTATACAAACAGCTTACAAAAGAAAGTATTCCCGCAGTCAATGACTTTGGATCCGAGGTCAGCGAGTCGACGACTGAAGCTGTGCTGGGCTACAAAAAGCTGAACGATGACGCAACGACACAGTTGAATGAACTGAACTGGTCAGGTCAAAAAGTGTCTAAGAAAACCGCTGAGAATTTGACAAAAACGTTCGGCGAGATGGGTAGTCAAATATCTGGTAGCCTTAAATCGAATTTCAATGAGAGCTATGGCGCACTGAAAGAATTTTTAAGTAACAGCAAAGGGATAAGCAGCAAAGAACAACAAGCGATCCTCGACAATGTGAAGAAAAAGCATGAAGAACAGCAAAAGACTGTCAAAGGCTATCAAGCCCGAATAAAAGAGATCATGGAAAAAGCGCGTAAAGAAAAACGGCAACTGACAGCCAATGAACGCCATGAAATCAACGATATACAACAGAAAATGGCCGACACCGCAGTCAAAACGATGTCAAAAAACGAAAAAGAACAAGTTATAATACTTGAACGGTTGAAACGATCATCAGGGAGTATCACAGCGAAGCAAGCCGCCGATACGGTTAAAAATTCGAAGAAGGCAAGAGACGGTGCTATATCCGACGCTAAAAAGAAGTTCAAAAAAGTGGAGGAGTGGGCAATCTACGAGAGCACCGTTACAGGATCTATCAGCAAAAAAGAAGCGGATAAAATCATAAAGGAAGCACGGCGACAAAAAGATAAGTCTATTAAAGCTGCAAAAGACAAACACAAAAAAGTTGTCGAACATGCCAAGAGCCAAGCCGGCGGTCAGGCAAAACACGTCGACTGGGCAACCGGCGAAGTGCTCACCGGATGGGACAAAATGATTGCGGGCGTAGCTGTCGCAGTTAATACCGTAAGCGATGGGATCAACTGGGTACTCGATTTGATCGGGATGGGTAAATATAAAATCCCACATTGGAAGCCCAAAGGATACTCCAAGGGCAAAAAGCCAGCGGCAAGACGCAATACAGAGGGTCCGGGCGGGAGTATTGGGTACTATGCGACAGGAACGCCATCGAGCGGCCACCCTGGAGGCCCCGCGATCGTCGGTGAACGAGGCCGCGAACTTGCGCACATACCAGGCCAAGGTGTGACTCTTGTCGGTACTAAGGGGCCGGAACTCATTTGGGATTTGCCACGGGGTTCGTCTGTTCTCCCGAACCGAGAGACTGAAAAGACGCTGAAAAGTTACGGTTTCCCAGGATACGCGGGCGGTGTCGGGGACTTTTTCGACTGGGTATTTGAGGGGCCGCGGTACTTGATGAACAAGGTTTGGGGCAAGTTTCCAATACCCAGCATAGACATTGGCGGAATGTTCTCTAAAATGGGCGCTGGCATAATATCATTTTTAAAAAATAAAAGCCTAAAGTTCATTGGAGACAAGGTCAAAGGCTTTATGGATAGCTTTGGGAGCATAGGAGACGGTTCAGCGAAGGGCAACATAGGCAAATGGATCGCTGCTGCTGTAAGTATCACCGGCGTTCCAAAATCGTGGATCGGTCCACTGTCTACGATTGCACAAAAAGAGTCTGGCGGAAATCCAAAGGCGATCAACCTCTGGGATTCGAATGCAAAGGCGGGAATTCCGAGTAAGGGTCTCATGCAGACAATCGATCCAACATTTCAGGCGTACAAAAAGCCAGGAATGAACGACATTTGGAATCCGGTGCACAACGCCGTCGCGGCGATCCGTTACATCATTGCGCGATACGGCAATGTGTTCAACGTGCCTGGAATCCGGTCGATGGCTCGGGGCGGTCCATACATGGGGTATGCAAGTGGCGGCATCATCAACAAGCCGCAACTAGCTATGCTCGGCGAGAACGGCTTCCGAGAATACGCGATCACGACAGAACCGCGGTATCGTAAGCGATCGCTAGAATTGTGGTCGCAGCTGGGCGGTGAGCTCGGGGCGCTCCCCGAAGTCAAAGGGCTGAGCACAAGCGCAGCAAATGTTAAAGACGCAGCTAGCATCATAGCAAATGAAATAGCGCAGGCACTGGCGCCGATCGTTCGTGCCAGTGGCATCACTCAAAATCTAAACTTCTACACTTCTGAATCGCCGCCACCTTCCGAGGTAGCACGGAGAACAAAACAAGCCTCCCGTCGTTTGGCAATGGAGCTGGGGGTGTAA
- the gpG gene encoding phage tail assembly chaperone G, producing the protein MEITLRIDGEDKTFVQEFVPLKFYRKALEIEKYAAEPDSDEFELLDRRLRLIVEIFDKQFTKDHLENGLNTINHGEVIYDIIGVGVLGYAPLDELEQQGKYLMELQQSQSTNE; encoded by the coding sequence GTGGAAATTACACTTAGAATCGACGGCGAAGATAAAACGTTCGTGCAGGAGTTTGTTCCTCTGAAGTTCTACCGGAAGGCGCTTGAAATCGAAAAATACGCAGCGGAACCGGATTCCGACGAATTTGAGCTGCTAGACCGCCGATTGCGGTTGATTGTTGAGATTTTCGACAAGCAATTCACGAAAGATCATCTCGAGAATGGTCTGAACACAATCAATCATGGAGAGGTCATTTACGACATCATCGGAGTAGGGGTGCTTGGATACGCCCCTTTGGACGAACTGGAGCAACAGGGGAAGTATCTGATGGAGCTCCAGCAATCACAATCGACGAACGAATAG
- a CDS encoding phage tail family protein, translating into MRRITFTNGRGESVELYLSPFLITGLDGLSKVDAEIQMAGAPFQDGSLYVGTRLEPRPVSIEGEFRSLDPIEIGEQRQLLQRVFNPKLGLGMLYIEQNGVEKEIEAVPDGSPDFPEKGQDIFQKFVIDLICPDPYLKDIESSTEPSLKYRGLFKFPLEIPTEMGELEEEQTYQNDGDVPTPVIIEIRGPAVNPKVTNRTTGEYIKVNREVPANQKLIIDTSFGKKRVEIEDEKGNRSNAFNWIDLKSKFFQLQVGENKIVYSSDPGSGGAIVAVRWRSRYVGI; encoded by the coding sequence TTGAGGAGAATAACGTTTACGAATGGACGGGGAGAGAGTGTCGAGTTGTACCTCTCCCCTTTTCTTATAACAGGACTAGACGGATTGAGCAAGGTTGACGCGGAAATACAAATGGCCGGCGCACCGTTCCAAGATGGTTCGTTGTACGTCGGCACGCGATTAGAGCCTCGTCCGGTCAGCATTGAGGGGGAGTTTCGGTCATTGGATCCGATAGAGATCGGAGAGCAACGACAACTTCTCCAACGGGTGTTCAATCCAAAGTTAGGTTTGGGCATGTTGTACATCGAGCAAAACGGCGTAGAAAAAGAGATCGAGGCTGTCCCGGATGGCTCGCCGGATTTCCCGGAAAAAGGACAGGACATCTTTCAGAAGTTCGTTATCGATTTAATCTGTCCGGATCCGTACCTAAAAGACATAGAGAGCTCGACGGAACCCAGTCTAAAATACCGTGGATTGTTTAAATTTCCGCTCGAAATCCCAACGGAAATGGGCGAACTCGAAGAAGAACAGACCTATCAAAACGATGGGGACGTTCCAACGCCTGTGATCATAGAAATACGCGGTCCGGCTGTAAATCCGAAAGTGACGAATCGAACAACCGGAGAGTACATCAAGGTTAACCGTGAAGTGCCGGCTAACCAAAAACTCATTATCGATACATCGTTCGGAAAAAAGCGTGTCGAGATTGAGGACGAAAAAGGGAATCGATCCAACGCGTTTAACTGGATAGACTTAAAATCTAAATTCTTCCAACTGCAGGTTGGCGAGAACAAAATAGTATACAGTTCGGATCCAGGGAGTGGCGGGGCCATTGTAGCCGTCCGTTGGCGAAGCAGGTACGTGGGCATTTAG
- a CDS encoding phage head closure protein, producing MNPGRLKNRIEIQHKTAVRDPDTKITKQKWQTIHKCWAEIEQPTGNRFYQAAVAHLEYATWFKIRQKDGIKPGMRVVYQDHKYLIEHVKYDLQHKRFVSLQCKEVV from the coding sequence ATGAATCCGGGTCGCCTTAAAAATCGTATCGAGATACAGCATAAAACAGCGGTCCGCGATCCTGACACAAAAATAACGAAACAAAAATGGCAGACGATCCATAAGTGCTGGGCTGAGATCGAGCAACCGACAGGCAACAGATTTTATCAGGCTGCGGTTGCTCACCTCGAGTACGCCACATGGTTTAAAATCAGACAGAAGGACGGCATTAAGCCTGGTATGAGAGTCGTTTATCAGGATCATAAATATTTGATTGAACACGTGAAATACGACCTACAGCACAAGCGGTTTGTGTCCCTGCAATGTAAGGAGGTGGTGTGA